In Synechococcus sp. Nb3U1, one DNA window encodes the following:
- a CDS encoding CmpA/NrtA family ABC transporter substrate-binding protein, whose translation MLSRPHSRRSLLRGLGAAGAGILTGRIYPTVQAADIEPVVDPSSLEKPNLTVGYVPVNDCAPFAVAYEKGFFRKYGLNVRLNRESSWANSRDGVIFGRLDASPVVAGAVTNARLGAEGARRAPMCAAMTIHRHGNAMTMNPAMWEAGLRPWYEYAGNLEAFGRDFRGYFQTLPSQRRLWATVLSSAIYEYFIRYLAADAGINPIAGFRIIIIPPPQMVTNIRIGAMQAYMVAEPWNTRAITGNEGVGFTFAHGKEVWRGHPDRVLAVMENFIEKNPRTYRALVMAMIEACRYCDEHREEIAELISARAYTGAPTRYTSPAIVGNYNYGGFDEQDRIRQMPDSTLFFRLPEDLPHPEQDHSTFLWQSQGIWLVTQAARWGQIPEIPADVEERIRRAWRTDLYRDIAADMGIPCPAEDFKLEPAEVFIDNKAFDAGDPVGYLNSFEIRANRPLAFYPS comes from the coding sequence ATGCTCTCAAGACCTCATTCCCGGCGCAGCTTATTGCGAGGGTTGGGCGCCGCCGGGGCTGGGATCCTAACAGGCAGGATCTATCCAACCGTACAAGCAGCCGACATCGAGCCAGTGGTGGATCCGAGTTCTCTGGAGAAGCCCAATTTGACGGTGGGCTATGTGCCGGTCAACGATTGTGCCCCGTTTGCAGTGGCCTATGAGAAGGGCTTCTTTCGGAAATATGGGCTGAATGTCCGCCTCAATCGCGAATCTAGTTGGGCCAACTCTCGGGATGGGGTAATCTTCGGGCGGTTGGATGCTTCGCCTGTGGTGGCCGGGGCTGTAACCAATGCCCGCTTGGGGGCGGAAGGAGCGCGGCGAGCGCCTATGTGTGCGGCCATGACCATTCACCGCCACGGCAATGCCATGACCATGAACCCTGCCATGTGGGAGGCTGGCTTGCGGCCTTGGTATGAGTATGCCGGGAATCTAGAAGCCTTTGGGCGAGACTTTCGTGGCTACTTTCAAACTTTGCCCAGCCAGCGGCGACTGTGGGCCACGGTGCTCAGTTCGGCCATTTACGAATACTTCATCCGGTATTTGGCCGCTGATGCCGGGATCAATCCGATCGCAGGGTTTCGTATCATCATCATTCCGCCGCCCCAGATGGTGACCAACATTCGTATTGGCGCCATGCAAGCCTACATGGTGGCGGAGCCATGGAATACCCGCGCCATCACGGGCAATGAGGGGGTAGGGTTCACCTTCGCCCATGGCAAAGAGGTCTGGCGAGGTCATCCCGACCGGGTGTTGGCGGTGATGGAGAACTTTATTGAAAAGAATCCTCGCACCTATCGCGCCCTGGTGATGGCGATGATCGAGGCTTGTCGCTACTGCGATGAACACCGGGAGGAGATAGCAGAATTGATCTCGGCCCGAGCCTATACGGGTGCCCCAACTCGCTACACCAGCCCCGCCATTGTCGGGAACTATAACTACGGCGGCTTTGATGAACAGGATCGCATCCGCCAGATGCCAGACAGCACGCTATTTTTCCGGCTTCCGGAGGATTTGCCCCATCCCGAGCAAGATCACTCCACCTTTCTATGGCAATCCCAGGGCATCTGGCTAGTTACTCAGGCGGCCCGTTGGGGTCAGATCCCGGAGATCCCCGCTGATGTAGAAGAGCGGATCCGACGGGCTTGGCGCACCGATCTCTACCGGGACATTGCCGCTGATATGGGGATCCCCTGCCCGGCGGAGGATTTCAAGCTTGAGCCAGCAGAAGTATTTATCGACAACAAAGCCTTTGATGCGGGTGACCCAGTGGGCTATCTGAATAGCTTTGAGATTCGAGCCAATCGCCCGTTAGCTTTTTATCCGTCATAA